The Chionomys nivalis chromosome 1, mChiNiv1.1, whole genome shotgun sequence sequence gtcagggttccctactctatgggaagtccaaggtcctccctgctccccccaggtccaggaatgtgagcatccaaacagactataTTCAACTAGGTCAGGTCCATTTCCTAACTAGTGTAAATAGGAGAGCAACATGGATGAACCTGTTTTTCTGTGGTAAGATGTGGAATTCTCTTCTTACATACCCAAGAGTAGCAGAACTGTCAAAGGTaggtctatttttaaattttcaaggaACTTCCATTCTGCCTATACAAACTCAGTACAAACTCCTACCAGCAATAAATAATAGTCTCTCTTTCTGCACATGCTTCTAAAAAAGCTggtctcatactcacagagatctgcctgcctcttcctctcaagtactggaattaaagtcaaGTGTTACTCACTGCCAAGCATTGGTGTCAGATTTCTTACTGATAGTCCTTCTAACTGCCTCGAACAGGAGCCAGCATGTGGTCATATACATTTAATGTGTGTGGTAGAATTTTAGGAAGTCCAAGACCAAAATTTGATAtttaagtttgacttttttttttttttttttttttttttgcaggcgGGCATTTCTCTGTAGTAAAATCCAGACCaatgagaagtttttttttttcttttgtcatgaGAATATCAGGATGTGAAGGATTATGGGAAAAGAAGCTGTAGGATTCCAAGAATCAGGAATAGTCCTAAGGGACTAGATCTAGAAATGATTTCTTTGCAGGGTATTGAgactttaatcttagcactcactcaggaggcacaATCAGGATGATTATTAAAGCTCCAGAAAAGTGCAATCCACATAGTAAGATCCGGACCGGTTAAGGtgacatagtgagattctgtctcaaacttCAAAATACAAAGAAGGGGGTAAATTCACTTCCTCATAACCCCCACAAGAAAGCTCTGGACTGGGGACCCTTATGCTAGGAGGGGGTCTCCTAGCGATCAGTTATGAAAGTACAGTCCAAACACACACCTCTCCACTGAGATCTGAATGACTAGCCAAAGGGATTagatataaaaatgttttgttatatCTCATGGCACTCTCTGCATTTTAGTGAAGAAAGTCATTGAGCGTCATGGACCCTGCTATGACACCTGCCCAGGAAAATGGATTggatttggaagaaaatgtttttatttttctgaagacaTGAGAAACTGGACATTTAGCCGGATCTCCTGTATAACATTAGAAGCCCATCTAGCTCAATTTGAGAGCCTGGAGGAGCTGGTAAGAAAAGATCAGAAATTGGCTTGTTGTTTGTCCTGTTGAATGTGTATTGACTTgagacagaaactgtattgattgattggttggttgattgattgattgattgattgattgattttttgagacagggtttctctgtagctttggagcctgtcctggaattaattCTTGTAGACAAGATTGGACTcaaactccagagatctgcctgcctctgcctcccaagtgctgggattacaaacgtgtgccaccaccacctggcaagacaGAAACTTTAAAGTGGAAGAATGAGGAAGGATCCCACCCCAGGTAGATAGGGTGTATGGGGAACACATTAGTTGTGCCATTTTCTGAAGTTATTGCTTCTGGTTGGAGCCTTGAGACATTAACGAGCCATGTTCTCATGTAATACTCATAGTAAAACCTGAAAGGACAGACTTACAATCTATGCAGATAACTTGTGGTCATGTAAGTTTTTCTCTAAGAATTTACAAATTGTATACTGAATGTGGCATGTGTTAAAAACTGTTAAGGACATTCTTAATCAGACACAGTGGAATGGGTGGTCAGCAATATATTTTGGATTATGGATGTAAAATGCATCCACTGAGAGCTGAGGGATATTATGGCCACAAATATCAATGACCCTCAGCTGATATCCTTAGAGGATCCTATATATTGGAGATACTCAATCGTCACTGGAAGCTTAAATACAGATGTAGTCACATATTTGAGACACTCAATGGTCACTGGAAGCTTAAAGGCATATGCATTCACTTTCTGTGTTTTATGATAGGATTTTCTGAGGACACATATGGGGCCTTTTAACCATTGGATCGGCTTGCACAGAGAATCACAAGAGCAACCTTGGAGGTGGACAGACAACACTGAATATAACAAAATGTATGTTTTTCAGAATGCTTTCCCTTATACTGTAATCATttttgtgaagtgtgtgtgtgagagagagagagacagagacagagagagatgaatggctGTGTCCTTTGAAGCCAACTATACTGGGGAGGAAGGAACAGAAACCTTCTAAGTAGAAAAGTGCCTCAGGGGTAGTCTGTGTACTAATGTGTAGAGCCAATCCCTAACAAACTCCACATCCACCAAAATTTAAAACCTTTGGATGGTCTCCCTTTTATTGGCTATTATTTTCAAAGCATTTACTTAGAGTGATTTCActtgaaagttttagtatgatGATGGCTTCTGGGGTAGATGTTGCCTGCTTCATTACCAATTGAAAACTTTTCTTTCATGAGAAACACTCTTATGGGTTTTCTACAGAATTTCATATAAGCAGTGAGGGTTCTGAAACCCCAGAAAGCCACAGCAAAACTGCTGGGATAGGACTTATCAGTTCATTCCTTACACAGATGCACCTGTCACAGAACAGAGACTCCAGGGGCATTGGGAAACTCCTCTAAAGTCTCATTATCAAAGAACACTGAGACAGCTTTTGAAAGTGAGAATGGTCATTTTGAATGGAGTCATTCACTGGAATGACAAAACACAAATCTTGTCACATGATCGTTAAAGACCTTTCAGAAATTTACTAAGAAATGTGTTTTCTCTCGCctttatacatatgtaaaatgcTTCAAGCTAGAATTGAGAGTCACCCTCAGTGAAGCCACAAATCGCAGCAGTTCATTTGAACATGGCAGCAAGCATTTGTCAAATGCCTTGCACAAATTTTACAGGGATGATTTTGAGCAATGGCAAAGATGCGGAGTTCAAATTGAGATCTGAGTATGTATTAGATGGCAGGTGCAAAACTAGTTCATGTATTTGATGTAATGTtggcctgtgaagaattttttgtttttaactttagaGTTCTCACCCGAGGAGAAGGAGAGTGTGGCTACCTGAGTGACATCGGGATCAGCAGTGCCAGAGATTACACACATAGAAAGTGGATTTGTAGCAAGTCCAACAGATCTACTGTACAGTGCCCAGAAATTTTAAATCAAGGAGAGTGAATATGCCAAAGCATGCATGAGAAACAGATGCTCTGTGACTTGTTATCTGCAGTTGCTGCTCCACTCGTGACCTGCTAAAATCATCAAAATCCATCAAGAATATGTGTTGACAGCAAAGATGAAAACTCACATAGAAGATAATATATACAGGAATTTGGAAAAACGCAAATGGTTGCAAATTAAATGAATTAGTATTCACATCTTAAACCTAAAATATAGTCATACCTATATTAGAAAGTGTCACTTTTATGACCAACTGTTTTCCATTGGTCCTTGCTTTAAAAGCTTGGAAACTAAAAATGTGCAGTGACTGAACCCATGGAAAAGATTCAATAATCACAAGAAAGATGATAATTGGTCAGTGGCCTCCAACCGTTTTTGTAAACATTGTCattctttgacaaaattcaatgaCCAAAATGAAGAGAGAACTAGACAGGCTTAAAACAAATGCTGTATACTCTGTGATTCAATACACATTGTCAAAAAGATTTTACACTTTACTTCTcagcattctttttaaaattaaaatagactaAGGATATGTTATAAACAAATGccatttaattttctaaattaactaactttttaaaatttcatatatgagtatgccatttgaattttattctttattaggCTCTTTTTGGATCTGGAGATAGTTAATTACTGAACCTCCTCCAAAGCAACCATTGCACACTCTTGagttttaagaacaaaatattttgctCATATGCTATACTGTACTGATGAGTCCCAAAAAGGACGAAATAACAAGTCACAGGCATCTCTTCTGCTAACTCTGTCTTCTCGCTTTATTGATATATGGATTAAACCTTCTCACTAGGCAAATAATGCACTTCTGATATTTACCTCTACCACTTTttagtaaattttgttttgtaacaAGGCTGCTATGTAATCATAATCCTGACATGACTGGAATTGAAGCTATGCATCACCACATATGATGTATCTTTACTCTTTATTAAAGTATTTGGTTGGGCCAGTTATGTGGCTCTgaaggtaaaggcacctgccactaaGACTTATAACCAGTATTCAGCACCTGGACCTACAGGTGGGAAGCAGAAAACTGTCTACAGCAAGTTGTCCTGCGGCTTTCAAAGTTGTGCTATATGTAtacacaagcaaataaataatgaaataaaataaaaatttttaaattcatttttatagtagactttattttgagtctttattttaatctattattattttttctttcttttttgattgtttttttttgtttgtttgtttgtttgcttggttttcaagacaggactgctctgtgtagccttggctatcctgaactTTATTTGTAGAtcatctggtcttgaactcagagatctgcttatcTCTGCTGCCCAAGGGCTGGGTTTATAGCTAAGTGCCACCACCAATAGGCCTAGTCTGATTTTTTATTCTtagataaatacaaatatatctcattcaggaaaataattttctcagtgaggctatttcttcatttatctccttttgttttgcAGTCCATTTTATTtccagtaaataaataagatggaCATATTTGTAATTCACTTCTGTATTTTCAGAAAACAGCATCATGTACCAAATACATGAGTGTTCACATCTTTTATGTAAGGAATGGTCTCATTACAGTGACTATGGATTTCCtgttacattatatatattataaattgcATGTAGACCTGGACACACATGAGAAGAAGCAAAAGCTCTGTTCCATGCCTTGTGACTGGGACTGGCAGGATTCAACCAAGCACCTCCAGTGACTCCACCAGGTAATCAGACACCATTAGGTTGAGTACAACGTAATGTACCATTAAGTATGGGGTGgtgaaatggaagagagagagccagaaTGACTCATggactgggaagagagacagaTATGAAGAAGTGAGGGCATTAAAGAACATTAAAGGTTTGAATTGTCTGCTAGCCACAAGGTGATATCCAGGCTATGGCCAAGGGTCAAGTCTTGATCTGAGGCTTGGAAGCAGCCCAGGAGACCTGcattgatgtctgtggctcctgtcacAACTGAGGGCAATGCACAGACCTGTAGCCTGGGTCACCACCTGGGGCCATGCTGCCACAGGGACCAGGGTGATCTGAGTGGCAAGCACTGTCACACTGTCATTTGGTGCAAGGATGCTGCCAAGGCCATGTCAGACTATGTGACCCTGCAATAGCCAGGGTCTGTTCATGTCCCAAGTTCCTGATACCATCAAAGGTGATGCTGATGCCAAGGGTCTGGACTACCACCTTGGGTCATTTAGATATTGTAGGGCAGTGATAATGTAGAGACCATGCCAATCTGAGTCCCCTATGCTGCCACCTGGTACCATGGTGACCTTAGATCCTGGGCTGACCTAGGATCATGTCCTTCTCCATGGTCCTATCACAACCATGGTCTGTATTaatgtctgtggcccatgttaCCACCAAGGCCACATAGATGCCCCAGGTCTATATTGCAACATTTGAGTGTCTAAGGGCCATGCCACCTCCAGGCCCATGTTAATCTGAGTGTCCTGCACTGTCATTGGAGACCATGGAGTCATCTAGATCAGGGCTGCTCCCTAGGGCCATATCTAGATCCATGGTCCTACAGGGGCCAGAGTCTCAGATAAtatccatggctcctgttaccactgagGATTCTGCAGATGCCCAGGGTCTGGTCAGTCACCTGATAatatgttggtgtctgagggccataCTGCTCCAGGGCCATACTGATCTGTGTGGTCTGTGTTGCCACTGGAGCAATGGTGACATACAGATCTGATTAATGCTGAAGGCCATGTCTTCTTCTACAATCCTGCTGCAGCTGAGGTATGTGTTATTGTCCATGACCTGTGTTACCATAGGGGTCCATAGGAATGATACCTTTTGAAATCTGAGGGCTTTATTGAGGTGTCCCCTCCCTTCACTGTCTCTGGTATAGCTGGCCCTGCCCTCCCTGGATACTGAAGCAGGAAAACTGGCCCCTCTCCCTCAGGGGAG is a genomic window containing:
- the LOC130886001 gene encoding C-type lectin domain family 2 member E-like, which gives rise to MSAAKVEEASMGRVKADLTTLDCLQEVEMGIKLQRKCLRTVCSGPLAKSSWCYIMMMVLIVALIVVFVVLFLPVKKVIERHGPCYDTCPGKWIGFGRKCFYFSEDMRNWTFSRISCITLEAHLAQFESLEELDFLRTHMGPFNHWIGLHRESQEQPWRWTDNTEYNKIVLTRGEGECGYLSDIGISSARDYTHRKWICSKSNRSTVQCPEILNQGE